In Vigna radiata var. radiata cultivar VC1973A chromosome 3, Vradiata_ver6, whole genome shotgun sequence, the following proteins share a genomic window:
- the LOC106757881 gene encoding ankyrin repeat-containing protein At5g02620: MKRQLTGIRGDSPLQSAIRAGNLELVREIISQSPEGELKELLSKRNNSCETALYVAADNGHLDIVKELIRYHDGGLAGFKARNGFDAFHIAAKNGNLEILKVLMEFIPEISMTVDLTNTTALHTAAAQGHIEVVNFLLENGSSLVTIAKSNGKTVLHSAARNGHVEVVKAILTKEPEIAVRMDKKGQTALHMAVKGQNLELVDELVKLNSSLANMVDAKGNTALHIATRKGRLQVVQKLLDCKEIDTDVINKSGETALDAAEKNGRLEISNFLQHRGAQSAKSIKSPNTNTALELKRTVSDIKSGVHNQLEHTFKTQRRMRGIAKRINKMHTEGLNNAINYNTIVAVLIATVAFAAIFNVPGQYPEQQDELSPGMSPGEVHIAPDIGFKIFIIFDSTALFISLAVVIVQTSVVVIERKAKRQMMAVINKLMWVACVLISVAFIAMSFIIVGDHKELAIAATALGTVIMAATLGTLCYWVIAHRLEASRLRSLRTTMSSRQSMSLSMMSGSENEYKTVYAI, translated from the exons ATGAAGAGACAATTGACAGGTATACGGGGTGATTCTCCCCTGCAATCTGCAATACGAGCTGGGAATTTAGAATTGGTTCGGGAAATCATCTCTCAGAGTCCCGAGGGAGAATTAAAGGAGCTTCTTTCAAAGAGAAACAACTCGTGTGAAACTGCCTTATATGTTGCAGCTGATAATGGTCATCTTGATATAGTGAAGGAATTGATTAGATACCATGATGGTGGGTTGGCCGGCTTCAAAGCTCGAAATGGATTCGATGCATTCCACATCGCTGCTAAGAATGGAAACTTGG AGATATTGAAGGTCCTCATGGAGTTTATTCCTGAAATTTCAATGACTGTTGATCTGACAAACACCACTGCGTTGCATACTGCTGCAGCACAAGGACATATTGAGGTAGTAAATTTTCTCTTGGAAAATGGTAGCAGCTTGGTAACTATTGCGAAAAGCAATGGGAAAACTGTGTTGCATTCTGCTGCAAGAAATGGTCATGTGGAGGTAGTCAAGGCCATTCTGACGAAGGAACCTGAAATTGCAGTGAGAATGGATAAGAAGGGGCAGACAGCGCTCCATATGGCAGTTAAAGGACAGAATCTTGAGTTGGTTGATGAGCTTGTGAAACTGAATTCATCTTTGGCTAATATGGTGGATGCCAAGGGAAACACTGCACTGCATATAGCAACCAGGAAGGGTCGTCTACAG GTTGTTCAGAAGCTACTAGATTGCAAAGAAATAGACACAGATGTTATAAACAAATCTGGAGAAACTGCCTTGGATGCTGCAGAGAAAAATGGTCGGTTGGAAATCTCGAACTTTCTGCAACACCGGGGAGCGCAAAGTGCCAAGTCCATCAAGTCACCCAATACAAACACTGCCCTTGAGCTGAAACGAACAGTGAGTGACATAAAAAGTGGGGTTCATAACCAGCTGGAACACACTTTCAAAACACAGAGACGTATGAGAGGTATAGCGAAGCGAATTAACAAAATGCACACTGAGGGGCTTAACAATGCCATCAACTACAACACTATTGTTGCTGTCCTAATTGCAACAGTTGCTTTTGCTGCCATATTTAATGTCCCGGGCCAGTATCCCGAGCAACAAGATGAACTCTCTCCTGGGATGTCTCCTGGGGAAGTACACATTGCTCCTGATATTGGATTCAAGATATTCATAATCTTTGATTCAACTGCCCTCTTCATATCACTGGCTGTTGTGATTGTCCAAACATCAGTGGTTGTTATTGAGAGGAAAGCAAAGAGACAAATGATGGCAGTTATAAACAAGTTGATGTGGGTGGCTTGTGTGCTAATTTCTGTGGCGTTTATTGCAATGTCATTCATAATTGTTGGAGATCATAAAGAGTTGGCTATAGCAGCCACAGCTTTAGGGACAGTGATTATGGCAGCAACTTTAGGAACACTCTGTTATTGGGTGATTGCTCACCGCCTTGAGGCCTCAAGATTGCGAAGTCTTCGAACAACAATGAGCAGTAGGCAGTCAATGTCTTTGTCAATGATGTCAGGATCGGAGAATGAGTACAAGACAGTGTACGCCATATAA